From a single Pseudomonas serboccidentalis genomic region:
- a CDS encoding calcium:proton antiporter, with protein MFTILKQESFLLLAVIAACIAYPLEHWMMHSGQIVALISGLVLIAFIVAASMRVAHHAELLAEKVGDPYGTMILTLAAVLVEVVILAIMMSNEASPTLVRDTIYSAVMLDINGILGLAALMGGLKHGEQSYNDDSARSYSVMILTAMGVSMVVPEFIPAANWKIYSAFTIGAMVVLYALFLRMQVGPHSYFFSYSYPDKRRKKEPVEEEPKPLSLAWSIGTLVFGVVVIGALAEVMSKTLDLGLEGTGAPPVITAILVAAISAAPEILTALRAALANRMQSVVNIAMGASLSTVILTVPVMEAMALYTGQPFQMAMTPVQTVMIFITLIVSAINLNDGETNAIEGMTHFVLFATFIMLSLLGL; from the coding sequence ATGTTCACGATCCTCAAGCAAGAAAGCTTTCTGTTGCTGGCGGTGATTGCCGCATGCATCGCCTACCCGCTGGAACACTGGATGATGCACAGCGGGCAGATCGTCGCGCTGATATCCGGCCTGGTGCTGATCGCCTTCATCGTCGCCGCCTCGATGCGCGTCGCCCATCACGCCGAACTGCTCGCGGAAAAAGTCGGCGACCCCTACGGCACGATGATCCTGACCCTCGCTGCGGTGCTGGTGGAAGTGGTGATCCTGGCGATCATGATGAGCAACGAAGCGTCGCCCACGCTGGTGCGTGACACGATCTATTCGGCGGTGATGCTCGACATCAACGGTATCCTCGGCCTTGCCGCGCTGATGGGCGGGCTCAAGCATGGCGAGCAGTCGTACAACGATGATTCGGCGCGCAGCTACAGCGTGATGATCCTCACCGCCATGGGCGTGTCGATGGTGGTACCGGAGTTCATTCCGGCGGCCAACTGGAAGATTTATTCGGCGTTCACCATCGGCGCGATGGTGGTGCTTTACGCGTTGTTCCTGCGCATGCAGGTCGGCCCGCACAGTTACTTTTTCAGTTACAGCTACCCGGACAAGCGCCGCAAGAAAGAACCGGTGGAGGAGGAGCCGAAACCGCTGAGCCTGGCGTGGTCGATCGGCACTCTGGTGTTCGGGGTGGTGGTGATCGGCGCACTGGCCGAAGTGATGTCCAAGACCCTCGATCTGGGCCTGGAAGGCACGGGCGCACCGCCGGTGATCACGGCGATTCTGGTGGCGGCGATTTCGGCGGCACCGGAGATTCTCACCGCGTTGCGCGCAGCCTTGGCCAACCGCATGCAATCGGTGGTCAACATCGCCATGGGGGCGTCACTGTCGACGGTGATCCTGACGGTGCCGGTGATGGAGGCGATGGCGCTGTACACCGGCCAGCCGTTTCAAATGGCGATGACCCCGGTGCAGACGGTGATGATCTTCATCACGCTGATCGTCAGTGCGATCAACCTGAACGACGGCGAGACCAATGCCATCGAGGGCATGACCCATTTTGTGCTGTTTGCGACGTTTATCATGTTGTCGCTGCTGGGCCTCTAG
- a CDS encoding BMP family ABC transporter substrate-binding protein, with translation MQIRPLHKLLCAAIGLGISLSVSAADPLKVGFVYIGPIGDHGWTYQHEQGRKALAEKFGPQITTNYVENVAEGADAERVIRNMAKDNYDLIFTTSFGYMNPTLKVAKQFPKVTFEHATGYKQDKNLGTYLARTYEGRYVGGFLAAKMTKTKKIGYVASFPIPEVIRDINAIQLALNKYNPGTEIKVVWVNSWFDPGKEADAANALIDQGVDVVFQHTDSPAPIQAAERRGVYAVGYASDMAHFGPKAVLTSIVNDWAPHYIQATQSVIDHTWKSQDYWGGLKEGTVELPISDLVPAPVKAEAEQIIADIKSGALQPFTGPIKDQAGVEKIPAGVSATNAELASMNYYVEGMKAEMPK, from the coding sequence ATGCAAATACGTCCGCTGCACAAACTGCTGTGCGCCGCCATCGGTCTGGGGATCAGCCTGAGCGTCAGCGCCGCCGATCCGCTGAAGGTCGGTTTCGTCTACATCGGCCCGATCGGCGACCACGGCTGGACGTATCAGCATGAACAGGGGCGCAAGGCGCTGGCGGAAAAGTTCGGCCCGCAGATCACCACCAATTACGTCGAGAACGTTGCCGAGGGCGCCGACGCCGAGCGGGTAATCCGCAACATGGCCAAGGACAACTATGACCTGATCTTCACCACCTCCTTCGGCTACATGAACCCGACGCTGAAAGTCGCCAAGCAGTTTCCCAAGGTGACCTTCGAACACGCCACCGGCTACAAGCAGGACAAGAACCTCGGCACCTACCTGGCCCGCACCTATGAAGGCCGTTACGTTGGCGGCTTCCTCGCGGCGAAGATGACCAAGACCAAGAAGATCGGCTACGTTGCCTCGTTCCCGATTCCGGAAGTGATCCGCGATATCAACGCCATCCAGCTGGCCCTGAACAAGTACAACCCCGGCACCGAGATCAAGGTGGTGTGGGTCAACTCGTGGTTCGACCCAGGCAAGGAAGCCGATGCCGCCAACGCGCTGATCGACCAGGGCGTGGACGTGGTGTTCCAGCACACCGACAGCCCGGCGCCGATCCAGGCGGCCGAACGGCGTGGCGTGTACGCCGTGGGATACGCCTCGGACATGGCGCACTTCGGCCCGAAAGCGGTGCTGACTTCGATCGTCAACGACTGGGCACCGCACTACATTCAAGCCACGCAAAGCGTGATCGACCACACCTGGAAGTCGCAGGACTACTGGGGCGGGCTGAAGGAAGGCACGGTTGAGCTGCCAATCAGCGACCTGGTGCCGGCCCCGGTGAAAGCCGAGGCCGAACAGATCATCGCCGACATCAAGAGCGGCGCGTTGCAGCCGTTCACCGGGCCGATCAAGGATCAGGCTGGCGTGGAAAAAATCCCGGCGGGCGTGAGCGCGACGAATGCGGAACTGGCGTCGATGAACTATTACGTGGAAGGGATGAAGGCCGAGATGCCGAAGTAA
- a CDS encoding 2-oxoglutarate and iron-dependent oxygenase domain-containing protein, whose amino-acid sequence MNSLPVIDISPLYTNDQNAWPAVAAHIDQACREWGFFYIKGHPISAQRIAALLDHAQRFFAQPVEEKLQIDITQTRHHRGYGAIATEQLDPDKPSDLKETFDMGLHLPADHPDVLAEKPLRGPNRHPAQAGWEALMEQHYLDMQALAQTLLRAMTIALGIERDFFDSRFVEPVSVLRMIHYPPRHTASSAEQQGAGAHTDYGCITLLYQDSAGGLQVKNVNGEWIDAPPIDSTFVVNLGDMMARWSNDRYRSTPHRVISPLGVDRYSMPFFAEPHPDTRIECLPGCQDAQHPAKYPTTTCAQFLLSRFADTYAYRREQEAV is encoded by the coding sequence ATGAACAGTCTTCCCGTCATCGACATCAGCCCGCTCTACACCAACGACCAAAACGCCTGGCCCGCCGTCGCCGCGCATATCGACCAGGCCTGCCGCGAATGGGGCTTCTTCTACATCAAGGGTCATCCGATCTCCGCTCAGCGCATCGCCGCCCTGCTCGATCACGCGCAGCGCTTTTTTGCGCAACCGGTAGAAGAAAAACTCCAGATCGACATCACCCAGACCCGTCACCACCGTGGCTACGGCGCCATCGCCACCGAGCAGCTCGACCCGGACAAACCCAGCGACCTCAAAGAAACCTTCGACATGGGCCTGCACCTGCCGGCAGATCATCCCGACGTGCTCGCGGAAAAACCGCTACGCGGGCCCAATCGCCATCCGGCGCAAGCAGGCTGGGAGGCGTTGATGGAGCAGCATTACCTCGACATGCAGGCACTCGCGCAAACCCTGTTGCGGGCGATGACGATTGCGCTGGGCATCGAGCGCGATTTCTTCGATTCACGCTTCGTTGAACCGGTCAGCGTGCTGCGCATGATCCACTACCCGCCGCGCCACACCGCCAGCAGCGCCGAGCAGCAAGGCGCCGGGGCACACACTGATTACGGCTGCATCACGTTGCTCTATCAGGACAGCGCCGGCGGCCTGCAAGTAAAGAACGTCAACGGTGAATGGATCGACGCGCCGCCGATTGACAGCACCTTCGTGGTCAATCTCGGCGACATGATGGCGCGCTGGAGCAACGACCGTTATCGCTCGACACCGCATCGAGTGATCAGCCCGCTGGGGGTGGATCGCTATTCGATGCCGTTCTTCGCCGAGCCACACCCGGACACCCGCATCGAATGCCTGCCCGGTTGCCAGGACGCACAGCACCCGGCGAAATATCCGACCACCACTTGCGCGCAATTCCTGCTCTCGCGCTTCGCCGATACCTACGCCTATCGTCGCGAGCAGGAAGCGGTCTGA
- a CDS encoding ArsR/SmtB family transcription factor, which translates to MEHAPCISQIATLLADPKRSAMMWALMDGAARQTEELALLAGLSPSSASAHLGRLSAGGLLKVEARGRKRFFRLAAPEIAAAIEALASATIASAPRDIPHVFKRSTPIANPQTAPSSLLRARFCDDHLGGTLAADLYQRLLDTGWIEQIEQRVMVTLKGSTQLANRGVFIQALAHRKAQVACACPDWSERRPHLGGALGAALLQLFMQSGWLTLPKDSRALQVTPAGQREIHRFAKETELELA; encoded by the coding sequence ATGGAACATGCACCTTGCATCAGCCAGATCGCCACGCTGCTGGCCGACCCCAAGCGCAGTGCGATGATGTGGGCGTTGATGGATGGCGCGGCCCGCCAGACCGAGGAGCTGGCGCTGCTGGCAGGGTTGTCGCCATCGTCTGCCAGTGCGCACCTGGGGCGCTTGTCCGCCGGCGGTCTGTTGAAAGTCGAGGCCCGTGGGCGCAAGCGCTTTTTCCGCCTGGCCGCCCCGGAAATCGCCGCAGCCATCGAAGCGCTGGCCAGTGCCACGATCGCCAGTGCACCGCGCGACATTCCTCACGTATTCAAGCGCTCGACACCGATCGCCAATCCCCAGACCGCACCGTCTTCGCTGTTGCGCGCGCGTTTTTGCGATGACCATCTGGGTGGCACGCTGGCCGCCGATCTGTATCAGCGCCTGCTCGATACCGGCTGGATCGAACAGATCGAGCAGCGCGTCATGGTGACTCTCAAGGGGTCGACGCAACTGGCCAACCGGGGCGTGTTCATCCAGGCCCTGGCCCATCGCAAGGCTCAGGTGGCGTGCGCCTGTCCGGACTGGAGCGAACGGCGTCCGCACCTGGGGGGCGCGCTCGGAGCGGCGCTGCTGCAGCTGTTCATGCAGTCCGGCTGGCTGACGCTGCCCAAGGACTCGCGTGCCTTGCAGGTGACCCCGGCCGGACAGCGGGAAATTCACCGTTTTGCCAAGGAAACCGAGCTGGAGTTGGCGTAA
- a CDS encoding MFS transporter, protein METRHFSAAERLERLPLSGYHRVIFIIIALAFFFDSMDLAMMTFLLGSIKSEFGLSSAQAGLLASSSFFGMVLGASLSGMLADRFGRKPVFQWSIVLWGVASYLCSTAQTVESLTLFRILLGIGMGMEFPIAQSMLSELIPARRRGRYIALMDGFWPLGFVAAGVLSYFLLPLIGWRDIFLVLAVPAVFVLAIRFFIPESPRWLEQAGRHEAADKVLGAIEQRVRTSLGVATLPEPVRLPRTVTPPGNFFSALKQIWSPQYRQRTTMIWSLWFFALLGFYGLTSWLSALLQQSGFAVTQSVYYTVLISLGGIPGFLMAAWLVERWGRKPVCIVTLLGGGVMAFLYGQSAVFGGNVALLIGTGLLMQFFLFGMWAVLYTYTPELYPTSARATGSGFASAIGRVGSLLGPLVTGLVFPITGQGGVFALGALCFAIAAGVVWLFGMETRGKTLEELTETQAAG, encoded by the coding sequence ATGGAGACGCGACACTTCAGCGCGGCAGAACGACTGGAGCGGCTGCCGCTCAGCGGTTATCACCGCGTCATTTTCATCATCATTGCCCTGGCGTTCTTTTTCGACTCCATGGACCTGGCGATGATGACGTTCCTGCTCGGTTCGATCAAAAGCGAGTTCGGTTTGAGCAGCGCACAAGCCGGGTTGCTCGCCAGTTCGAGTTTTTTCGGCATGGTGCTGGGGGCGTCGCTGTCGGGCATGCTCGCCGACCGTTTCGGGCGCAAACCGGTGTTCCAGTGGAGCATCGTTCTGTGGGGCGTAGCGAGTTACCTGTGTTCAACCGCGCAAACGGTCGAGAGCCTGACGCTGTTCCGCATCCTGCTGGGGATCGGTATGGGCATGGAGTTTCCCATCGCGCAGTCGATGCTGTCCGAGCTGATTCCGGCCCGGCGGCGAGGGCGTTATATCGCGTTGATGGACGGTTTCTGGCCGCTGGGTTTTGTCGCGGCGGGTGTGTTGTCCTACTTCCTGTTACCGCTGATTGGCTGGCGCGACATCTTTCTGGTGTTGGCGGTGCCAGCGGTGTTCGTTCTGGCGATCCGTTTCTTTATCCCCGAATCACCGCGCTGGTTGGAGCAGGCCGGGCGGCACGAGGCGGCGGACAAAGTACTGGGCGCGATCGAACAGCGTGTGCGCACATCGCTCGGGGTCGCGACATTGCCTGAGCCGGTGCGCTTGCCACGGACGGTGACGCCACCGGGCAACTTCTTCTCGGCCCTCAAGCAGATCTGGTCGCCGCAATACCGCCAGCGCACCACGATGATCTGGAGCCTGTGGTTCTTCGCCTTGCTCGGTTTCTACGGACTGACGTCGTGGCTCAGCGCGTTGCTGCAACAGTCGGGTTTTGCCGTGACTCAGTCGGTGTATTACACCGTGCTGATTTCGCTGGGCGGGATCCCCGGGTTTCTGATGGCGGCGTGGCTGGTCGAACGCTGGGGGCGCAAGCCGGTGTGCATCGTCACCTTGCTCGGCGGCGGGGTGATGGCGTTTCTTTATGGTCAGAGTGCGGTGTTCGGCGGCAACGTCGCGTTGCTGATCGGTACCGGTCTGCTGATGCAGTTCTTCCTGTTCGGCATGTGGGCGGTGCTCTACACCTACACGCCGGAGTTGTACCCGACCTCGGCGCGGGCCACAGGCTCGGGCTTCGCCTCGGCGATTGGGCGTGTCGGCTCGTTGCTGGGGCCGCTGGTGACCGGCTTGGTGTTCCCGATAACCGGGCAGGGCGGGGTGTTCGCCTTGGGGGCGCTGTGCTTTGCGATTGCGGCGGGGGTGGTGTGGCTGTTCGGGATGGAGACGCGCGGCAAGACGCTGGAGGAGCTGACTGAAACCCAAGCCGCCGGCTGA
- a CDS encoding zinc-binding alcohol dehydrogenase family protein, producing the protein MKAIAYYASLPISDEKSLQDIELPEPVAGPRDLLVEVRAISVNPVDTKVRQNVAPENGAAKVLGWDVAGVVKAVGSEVTLFKAGDKVFYAGSIARAGGNSELHVVDERIVGHMPKSLGFAEAAALPLTAITAWELLFERLQVREGQTDEGESLLIVGAAGGVGSILTQLSKQLTGLKVIGTASRAQTRDWVTALGADLVIDHSQPLSEELKRAGIDHVTHVASLTQTEHHLDQLIEALAPQGKLALIDDPKSLDVTKLKRKSLSLHWEFMYTRSLFETPDMIEQHNLLNRVAALIDAGTLKTTVGEHFGTINAANLRRAHELLESGKAKGKIVLESF; encoded by the coding sequence ATGAAAGCCATCGCCTATTACGCCTCCCTGCCGATCAGCGACGAAAAATCCCTGCAGGACATCGAACTGCCAGAACCGGTCGCCGGGCCGCGCGACCTGCTGGTGGAAGTCAGAGCCATCTCGGTCAACCCGGTCGATACCAAAGTGCGGCAGAACGTAGCGCCGGAAAACGGCGCGGCGAAAGTGCTGGGCTGGGACGTGGCCGGTGTGGTCAAGGCCGTCGGCAGCGAAGTGACCCTGTTCAAGGCCGGTGACAAGGTGTTTTACGCCGGCTCCATCGCTCGCGCCGGGGGCAACAGCGAGCTGCACGTAGTCGATGAGCGCATTGTCGGCCACATGCCCAAGTCCCTCGGTTTCGCCGAAGCCGCCGCCCTGCCGCTGACCGCCATCACCGCCTGGGAACTGCTGTTCGAGCGCCTGCAGGTCCGCGAAGGCCAAACCGATGAAGGCGAGAGCCTGCTGATCGTCGGCGCTGCCGGTGGGGTGGGCTCGATCCTCACTCAATTGTCCAAGCAGTTGACGGGGCTCAAAGTGATCGGCACCGCGTCCCGCGCGCAAACTCGCGACTGGGTGACGGCGCTGGGCGCCGATCTGGTGATCGACCACAGCCAGCCACTGAGCGAAGAACTCAAACGCGCCGGAATCGACCACGTGACCCACGTCGCCAGCCTGACCCAGACCGAGCATCACCTCGATCAACTGATCGAGGCATTGGCACCGCAGGGCAAACTGGCGTTGATCGACGATCCGAAGTCGCTGGACGTGACCAAACTCAAGCGCAAGAGCCTGTCGCTGCATTGGGAATTCATGTACACCCGCTCGCTGTTCGAAACCCCGGACATGATCGAGCAGCACAACCTGCTCAACCGCGTGGCCGCGCTGATTGATGCGGGAACGTTGAAGACCACCGTGGGCGAGCATTTCGGCACGATCAATGCGGCGAACCTGCGTCGCGCGCACGAGCTGCTGGAAAGCGGCAAGGCCAAGGGCAAAATTGTTTTAGAAAGTTTCTGA
- a CDS encoding adenosine deaminase: protein MYDWLNALPKAELHLHLEGSLEPELLFALAERNKIALPWSDVETLRKAYAFNNLQEFLDLYYQGADVLRTSQDFYDLTWAYLLRCKAQNVIHTEPFFDPQTHTDRGIPFEVVLNGIAAALKDGEQQLGITSGLILSFLRHLSEDEAQKTLDQALPFRDAFVAVGLDSSEMGHPPSKFQRVFDRARHEGFLTVAHAGEEGPPEYIWEAIDLLKIQRIDHGVRAIEDERLMQRIIDEQIPLTVCPLSNTKLCVFDHMSQHNILDMLERGVKVTVNSDDPAYFGGYVTENFHALHEHLGMTQDQAKRLAQNSLDARLVKP, encoded by the coding sequence ATGTACGACTGGCTCAACGCCTTGCCCAAGGCTGAACTGCACCTGCATCTGGAAGGCTCGCTGGAGCCCGAGCTGCTGTTCGCCCTGGCCGAACGCAACAAGATCGCCCTGCCGTGGAGCGACGTCGAAACCCTGCGCAAGGCCTACGCCTTCAACAATCTGCAGGAATTCCTCGACCTGTATTACCAGGGCGCCGACGTGCTGCGCACCTCCCAGGATTTCTACGACCTGACCTGGGCCTACCTGCTGCGCTGCAAAGCGCAGAACGTGATTCACACCGAACCGTTCTTCGACCCGCAGACCCACACCGACCGGGGCATCCCGTTCGAAGTGGTGCTCAACGGCATCGCCGCCGCACTCAAGGATGGCGAGCAGCAACTGGGCATCACCAGCGGTCTGATCCTGAGCTTCCTGCGCCACCTGAGCGAAGACGAAGCACAGAAAACCCTCGATCAGGCGCTGCCGTTCCGTGACGCATTTGTCGCCGTCGGCCTCGACAGTTCCGAAATGGGCCACCCGCCGAGCAAGTTCCAGCGCGTGTTCGACCGTGCCCGCCACGAAGGCTTCCTGACCGTCGCCCACGCGGGGGAAGAAGGCCCGCCGGAGTACATCTGGGAAGCCATCGACCTGCTGAAAATCCAGCGTATCGACCATGGCGTGCGCGCCATCGAAGACGAACGCCTGATGCAGCGGATCATCGACGAGCAGATCCCGCTGACCGTGTGCCCGCTGTCGAACACCAAGCTCTGCGTGTTCGATCACATGTCGCAGCACAACATTCTCGACATGCTCGAACGCGGGGTGAAGGTCACGGTGAACTCCGATGACCCGGCGTACTTCGGCGGTTACGTCACCGAGAACTTCCATGCGCTGCACGAACACCTGGGCATGACCCAGGATCAGGCCAAGCGCCTGGCGCAGAACAGCCTGGATGCGCGTCTGGTAAAACCGTAA
- a CDS encoding LysR family transcriptional regulator has product MLRFDDLQLFVRAADLGSLSAAARVMDMSAAVASAALKRIEQQLGARLLARSTRSLRLTAEGEGFLEYARVALSQLDEGRRYLSSAQDQVCGILQLSAPSDFGRNLLLPWLDEFQREHPKLTVRLLLGDRIADLFRQPVDIALRYGEPEDSSLVALPIAPDNRRVLCASPAYLARHGEPRQLEQLTQHNCLLYMLGSRVHDRWSFHDGKREIGLTVSGDRFSDDADVVRLWAVAGAGIAYKSWLDVGADVLAGRLKVLLPQLQCERAPLNLLCAHRAQLSKPVNLLREMLASRCAELSSQFPHFPKVDH; this is encoded by the coding sequence ATGCTGCGTTTCGATGATTTGCAGTTGTTCGTCCGCGCGGCGGATCTGGGCAGTCTGTCGGCGGCGGCGCGGGTCATGGACATGTCTGCTGCAGTGGCCAGTGCCGCACTCAAGCGCATCGAACAGCAACTGGGCGCCCGTCTGCTGGCCCGCTCGACCCGCAGCCTGCGCCTGACCGCCGAGGGTGAAGGCTTTCTCGAATACGCCCGCGTCGCCTTGAGCCAACTGGACGAGGGACGGCGCTACCTGTCCAGCGCGCAGGATCAGGTCTGCGGGATCCTGCAGTTGTCGGCGCCATCGGACTTCGGCCGCAACCTGTTGCTGCCGTGGCTCGACGAGTTTCAGCGCGAACATCCGAAGCTGACGGTGCGTCTGCTGCTGGGTGATCGCATCGCCGACCTGTTCCGCCAGCCGGTGGACATCGCCTTGCGCTACGGCGAGCCGGAAGACTCCAGCCTGGTGGCCCTGCCTATCGCGCCGGACAATCGCCGCGTGCTTTGTGCATCGCCGGCGTACCTGGCGCGTCACGGTGAACCGCGCCAGCTCGAACAACTGACGCAGCACAATTGCCTGCTGTACATGCTCGGCAGCCGGGTGCATGACCGTTGGAGTTTTCATGATGGCAAACGCGAGATCGGCCTGACCGTCAGCGGTGACCGCTTCAGTGATGACGCCGACGTGGTGCGGCTGTGGGCGGTGGCGGGGGCGGGAATCGCCTACAAGTCGTGGCTCGATGTCGGGGCGGACGTCCTTGCCGGGCGTCTCAAGGTGTTGCTGCCGCAATTGCAGTGCGAGCGTGCTCCGCTGAATCTGTTGTGCGCTCATCGCGCACAATTGAGTAAGCCGGTGAACCTTCTAAGGGAAATGCTCGCCAGCCGATGCGCCGAACTGAGTAGTCAATTTCCGCATTTCCCGAAAGTTGATCATTAG
- a CDS encoding 8-oxoguanine deaminase, with protein sequence MPATRTWLKNPLAIFTANALDARGGLVLQDGVIVEVLAAGQQPSAPCNEVFDAREHVILPGLINTHHHFYQTLTRAWAPVVNQPLFPWLKTLYPVWARLTPEKLALASKVALAELLLSGCTTAADHHYLFPDGLENAIDVQVETVRELGMRAMLTRGSMSLGEKDGGLPPQQTVQEGQVILDDSQRLIHEYHERGDGAQIQIALAPCSPFSVTPEIMSASAELANQLDVRLHTHLAETLDEEDFCLQRFGLRTVDYLDSVGWLGPRTWLAHGIHFNPDEIARLGQAGTGICHCPSSNMRLASGICPSIELTDAGALFGLGVDGSASNDASNMILEARQALYIQRLRYGAEKITPERVLGWATKGSASLLGRTDIGELALGKQADLALFKLDELRFSGSHDPISALLLCGADRADRVMIGGKWRVVDGQVEGLDLKGLIADHSQAARQLIAGT encoded by the coding sequence ATGCCCGCGACCCGTACCTGGTTAAAAAATCCCCTCGCCATTTTCACGGCCAACGCGCTCGATGCCCGTGGCGGTCTGGTGCTGCAAGACGGCGTCATCGTCGAAGTGCTGGCAGCCGGTCAACAACCGTCCGCGCCGTGCAACGAAGTGTTCGATGCCCGCGAGCATGTGATCCTGCCGGGCCTGATCAACACCCACCATCACTTTTATCAAACCCTGACTCGCGCCTGGGCGCCGGTGGTCAATCAGCCGTTGTTCCCGTGGTTGAAAACCCTGTACCCAGTGTGGGCGCGGCTGACCCCGGAAAAACTCGCCCTCGCCAGCAAAGTCGCGCTGGCTGAACTGCTGCTGTCGGGCTGCACCACCGCTGCCGACCATCACTATCTGTTCCCGGACGGCCTGGAAAACGCCATCGACGTGCAAGTCGAAACCGTACGCGAACTGGGCATGCGCGCCATGCTCACTCGCGGCTCTATGAGCCTCGGCGAGAAGGACGGCGGCCTGCCACCGCAGCAGACCGTGCAGGAAGGCCAGGTAATTCTCGACGACAGTCAGCGCCTGATTCACGAGTACCACGAGCGCGGCGACGGTGCGCAAATCCAGATCGCCCTGGCGCCGTGCTCGCCGTTCTCGGTGACCCCGGAAATCATGTCGGCCAGCGCCGAACTGGCGAACCAGCTCGACGTTCGCCTGCACACGCATCTGGCGGAAACCCTCGACGAAGAAGATTTCTGCCTGCAGCGTTTCGGCCTGCGCACTGTGGATTATCTGGACAGCGTCGGCTGGCTCGGCCCGCGCACCTGGCTGGCCCACGGCATCCACTTCAACCCGGACGAAATCGCCCGCCTCGGCCAGGCCGGCACGGGTATCTGCCATTGCCCGAGCTCAAACATGCGCCTGGCTTCCGGTATCTGCCCGAGCATCGAGCTGACCGATGCCGGCGCGTTGTTTGGTCTGGGTGTGGACGGTTCGGCCTCCAACGACGCGTCGAACATGATCCTCGAAGCACGGCAGGCGCTGTACATCCAGCGTCTGCGTTATGGCGCGGAAAAGATCACCCCGGAACGCGTGCTGGGCTGGGCAACCAAAGGTTCGGCGAGCCTGTTGGGGCGCACCGACATTGGTGAACTGGCGTTGGGCAAGCAGGCGGATCTGGCGTTGTTCAAGCTCGATGAGCTGCGCTTCTCGGGCAGCCATGATCCGATTTCGGCGTTGTTGTTGTGCGGTGCGGATCGCGCGGATCGGGTGATGATTGGTGGCAAGTGGCGCGTGGTGGATGGCCAGGTCGAAGGGCTGGATCTGAAGGGGCTGATCGCTGATCACAGCCAGGCGGCTCGGCAGTTGATCGCCGGGACCTGA
- a CDS encoding SDR family oxidoreductase codes for MSQAKNALIIGASRGLGLGLVKTLLADGWQVTATVRNPQKAEALQALGSVRIEKLDMDDQQAVIALSQQLKGETFDLLFVNAGVKGPEVQTPGGATLAEVGQLFFTNAVAPINLAQRFVGQIRDGSGVLAFMSSGLGSVTVPDAPELALYKASKAALNSMTNSFVTQLGEQKLTVLSLHPGWVKTDMGGEGADLDVDTSTRGLIDQVNAYTGKGGHHFINYKGETIPW; via the coding sequence ATGTCCCAGGCAAAAAACGCACTGATCATCGGCGCCTCCCGTGGCTTGGGCCTCGGGCTGGTGAAAACCCTGCTGGCCGATGGCTGGCAGGTGACCGCCACCGTGCGCAATCCGCAGAAGGCTGAGGCGCTGCAAGCGCTGGGCAGTGTGCGCATCGAGAAACTCGACATGGATGACCAGCAGGCGGTAATCGCCCTGAGTCAGCAACTCAAGGGCGAAACCTTCGACCTGCTGTTCGTCAACGCCGGGGTCAAAGGCCCGGAAGTCCAGACACCCGGTGGCGCGACACTGGCCGAAGTCGGCCAGCTGTTCTTCACCAACGCCGTAGCGCCGATCAATCTGGCGCAACGTTTTGTCGGGCAGATCCGCGATGGCAGCGGCGTGCTGGCGTTCATGAGTTCCGGTCTGGGCAGCGTCACCGTACCCGACGCACCGGAGCTGGCGCTGTACAAGGCGAGCAAAGCCGCGCTGAACTCGATGACCAACAGCTTCGTCACGCAATTGGGCGAGCAGAAACTCACCGTGCTGTCGCTGCACCCGGGTTGGGTGAAGACCGACATGGGCGGCGAAGGTGCCGACCTCGATGTGGACACCAGCACGCGTGGGCTGATTGATCAGGTGAATGCGTATACCGGCAAGGGCGGACATCACTTCATCAACTACAAGGGTGAAACCATTCCCTGGTAA